One genomic region from Pantoea alfalfae encodes:
- a CDS encoding DUF2256 domain-containing protein — translation MFKGNKKSLPVRYCKTCNKPMSWRKKWEKCWNEVLYCSERCRRQRSAQHKDDAEINAERNK, via the coding sequence GTGTTTAAGGGCAATAAAAAATCATTACCGGTTCGTTACTGTAAAACGTGTAACAAACCGATGTCATGGCGTAAAAAGTGGGAGAAGTGCTGGAATGAGGTTTTGTATTGCTCAGAGCGTTGCCGGCGTCAGCGTTCTGCGCAGCATAAAGATGATGCAGAAATAAACGCTGAGCGGAACAAGTAA
- a CDS encoding YfaZ family outer membrane protein — protein sequence MKISLISLGLLLCVSSSAMAIGLNAEQGKNTSALDAEIGRSSGGLYLDSQWIKNTADGVQIGQAGTGYNLEMGPVMLTAGVKATYIGGKKGDNGVAFPVGGGVKINLPADFAIYGEGYSAPEQLTNSVKNFVEANAGVSWSPLGPLVLKVGYRYAGVDGKDGRPGHTLIDGPYIGGGLTF from the coding sequence ATGAAAATTTCCCTAATTAGCCTTGGTTTGCTGCTGTGTGTTTCTTCATCTGCAATGGCCATTGGCCTGAATGCTGAACAAGGTAAAAACACCTCTGCGCTGGATGCTGAAATTGGCCGTTCTTCCGGCGGACTCTATCTGGACAGCCAGTGGATCAAAAATACGGCAGATGGTGTGCAGATTGGTCAGGCGGGTACCGGCTATAACTTGGAAATGGGTCCGGTGATGCTGACCGCTGGCGTTAAAGCTACCTACATCGGTGGCAAAAAAGGGGATAACGGCGTCGCATTTCCTGTCGGCGGCGGTGTGAAAATCAATCTGCCTGCCGATTTTGCGATTTATGGTGAGGGGTATTCCGCGCCGGAACAGCTGACCAACAGCGTTAAGAATTTTGTGGAAGCAAACGCTGGCGTCAGCTGGTCACCTTTAGGCCCACTGGTCTTAAAAGTGGGCTACCGCTACGCGGGTGTCGATGGCAAAGATGGACGTCCAGGTCATACGCTGATCGATGGACCGTACATTGGTGGCGGTCTGACATTTTAA
- a CDS encoding monooxygenase → MSDLTHTEFAALTEHFRPLFNRIAEGAAAREINRTLLHEPIRWLKEARFGTLRIPKEEGGFGVSLPQLFSLLTALAEADSNLPQALRAHFAFIEDRLNQPESEERRRWFRRFVDGELVGSGWSEIGAVKLGEVNTHVSPAEGEWRISGEKFYSTGTLYADWIDVYAQRTDNGRDVIALVNTHQKEVERDDDWDGFGQRLTGSGTTRFHHARVEQPHVYDFSERFRYQTAFYQHVLLATLAGIGRAVVRDASQGVAQRKRMYSHGNAPQVKQDVQVLQVVGQISSWIWAVEAAVDRSTHSLQRAFELQLSGANEAELHAANVQAEVESARAQVVAVELVTRAATEFFNALGASDTRVSKALDRHWRNARTVSSHNPVIYKIRNVGDWEVNGNDPTFIWQIGNGD, encoded by the coding sequence ATGTCTGACTTAACCCATACTGAATTTGCCGCGCTGACCGAACATTTCCGGCCCCTCTTCAACCGTATTGCTGAAGGTGCCGCCGCGCGTGAAATCAACCGTACTCTGCTGCATGAGCCGATCCGCTGGCTGAAGGAGGCGCGGTTTGGCACCCTGCGTATCCCTAAAGAAGAAGGCGGTTTCGGCGTCTCGCTGCCGCAGCTCTTTTCCCTGCTGACCGCGCTGGCTGAAGCGGATTCGAATCTGCCACAGGCGCTGCGTGCGCACTTCGCTTTTATTGAGGATCGCCTGAACCAGCCAGAAAGTGAAGAGCGGCGGCGCTGGTTCCGCCGTTTCGTAGATGGTGAGCTGGTGGGCAGTGGCTGGAGTGAAATCGGAGCGGTTAAGCTGGGTGAGGTCAACACCCATGTCTCACCGGCAGAGGGAGAATGGCGGATCAGCGGTGAGAAGTTTTACAGCACCGGCACGCTCTATGCGGACTGGATTGATGTCTATGCACAGCGGACTGACAACGGCCGGGACGTCATCGCGCTGGTGAACACGCATCAGAAAGAGGTGGAACGTGATGATGACTGGGATGGTTTCGGGCAGCGGCTGACCGGCAGTGGCACCACACGCTTTCATCATGCCCGCGTGGAGCAGCCGCATGTTTATGATTTCAGTGAGCGCTTTCGCTATCAGACCGCATTTTATCAGCATGTGTTATTAGCCACGCTGGCGGGTATAGGCCGGGCCGTAGTACGCGATGCGTCACAGGGGGTCGCGCAGCGTAAACGGATGTACAGCCACGGCAATGCGCCTCAGGTTAAGCAGGATGTGCAGGTGCTGCAGGTGGTCGGTCAGATCAGCAGCTGGATCTGGGCCGTTGAAGCCGCCGTTGATCGGTCGACCCACTCACTGCAACGGGCATTTGAACTGCAACTGAGCGGTGCGAATGAAGCGGAGCTTCACGCGGCGAACGTTCAGGCAGAGGTGGAGTCCGCCCGGGCGCAGGTAGTCGCGGTGGAGCTAGTGACGCGAGCTGCCACGGAGTTCTTCAATGCGCTGGGCGCGTCCGATACCCGCGTCAGCAAGGCGCTGGATCGGCACTGGCGCAACGCCCGCACAGTGTCATCACACAACCCGGTGATCTACAAAATCCGCAATGTGGGTGACTGGGAGGTAAATGGCAACGATCCGACATTTATCTGGCAGATCGGCAACGGTGATTAA
- a CDS encoding alpha/beta hydrolase, producing MRNWHLLMSGVVMLSVATTAIASGQDQLPGHAQGAEILQVNTRQDQIDNIGDLVYHQVKSVRSVRQLHMSLLVPRTNDLKPAIIYFPGGGFLSAERDKFIAMRLALAEAGFVVAAAEYRTIPDIFPAPVVDAKAAVRFLRQHASEYGIDPARIGVLGDSAGGWLAQMMGTTNGDKSFDKGDFTDQSSDVQAVATLYGISDLRSIGEGFPDAIQKVHQSPAVTEALLINGAAFREFAGASVTDEPEKALYASPVGHLKGVKPPFLIMHGSSDTLVSPEQSANLYNALKKAGNRADYVLIEGAEHGDYRWYQPEVITRVTHWFRQVLGEPVKSKSQSAADPDASL from the coding sequence ATGAGAAACTGGCACCTCTTAATGTCGGGAGTCGTTATGCTTTCAGTCGCTACTACAGCCATCGCATCCGGTCAGGATCAGCTTCCAGGTCATGCTCAGGGTGCTGAGATTCTCCAGGTTAACACCCGTCAGGACCAGATCGACAATATTGGAGATCTGGTTTACCACCAGGTGAAAAGCGTGCGTTCTGTCAGGCAATTGCACATGTCACTGCTGGTGCCACGAACCAATGATCTGAAACCAGCGATTATCTATTTTCCCGGCGGGGGTTTCCTGTCAGCGGAACGTGACAAGTTTATTGCAATGCGGCTGGCCTTGGCAGAGGCGGGTTTTGTGGTCGCCGCAGCTGAATATCGCACTATTCCTGATATTTTTCCGGCGCCGGTTGTTGATGCTAAGGCGGCAGTCCGATTTCTGCGCCAGCATGCCTCTGAGTATGGTATCGATCCGGCGCGTATAGGGGTTCTGGGTGATTCGGCGGGGGGATGGCTCGCCCAGATGATGGGAACCACCAATGGGGATAAATCGTTTGATAAAGGCGATTTCACTGACCAGTCTTCAGATGTACAGGCTGTGGCCACGCTGTATGGCATTTCTGATTTGCGTAGCATCGGAGAAGGCTTTCCGGATGCGATACAAAAAGTGCATCAATCCCCTGCCGTCACCGAAGCGCTGCTGATTAATGGTGCGGCGTTCCGCGAATTCGCCGGGGCATCAGTGACCGATGAGCCTGAGAAAGCGCTTTATGCGAGTCCAGTGGGTCACCTGAAAGGCGTTAAACCGCCATTTTTAATTATGCATGGCAGCAGCGATACGCTGGTCTCTCCTGAACAAAGTGCAAATCTTTATAACGCCCTTAAAAAAGCGGGTAATCGTGCTGATTACGTGTTGATCGAAGGGGCTGAACATGGTGATTACCGCTGGTATCAGCCTGAGGTTATTACCAGAGTGACTCACTGGTTCCGGCAGGTGCTGGGTGAGCCAGTCAAATCAAAGAGCCAGTCAGCAGCAGATCCTGATGCCAGCCTCTGA
- a CDS encoding FeoA domain-containing protein encodes MAINMGSTYRILGYKPSVNFAWRQKLLTMGMLPGAVIEIIRVAPMGDPVHIRTRRVSLAVRQRDLADIILEEIA; translated from the coding sequence ATGGCAATTAACATGGGCAGTACCTACCGAATTCTTGGTTATAAGCCATCAGTAAATTTCGCCTGGCGCCAGAAATTACTGACAATGGGCATGCTTCCAGGTGCTGTTATCGAAATCATTCGAGTAGCGCCAATGGGCGATCCGGTTCATATTCGTACCCGCCGTGTCAGCCTGGCGGTGCGACAGCGTGATCTGGCCGACATCATTCTGGAGGAAATCGCCTGA
- a CDS encoding DUF1090 family protein, producing the protein MKKTIIAFVLVASPLTVFAATDSCKDQLADISAKSEIAKIHGNSAEIARLNIARNKIETYCTDERQATRASHDVSKREMKVKKAELELQEAQQELAEARVDGRSDKIRKKMTKVEEKKLKLESAKMDLKEAEADAQRLN; encoded by the coding sequence ATGAAAAAAACAATTATCGCTTTTGTTCTGGTTGCTTCACCATTAACCGTGTTCGCTGCAACTGATTCCTGCAAAGATCAACTCGCAGATATTTCAGCTAAAAGCGAAATCGCTAAAATACATGGAAATAGTGCAGAAATTGCACGGCTCAATATTGCGCGTAACAAAATTGAAACCTATTGTACTGATGAGCGTCAGGCAACGCGTGCCTCTCATGATGTCAGTAAACGTGAGATGAAAGTCAAAAAAGCGGAACTTGAACTTCAGGAAGCACAGCAGGAACTGGCTGAGGCCAGAGTCGATGGACGTAGTGATAAAATCAGAAAAAAAATGACAAAGGTAGAAGAGAAGAAGCTGAAGCTTGAATCTGCAAAAATGGATTTAAAAGAAGCTGAGGCAGATGCTCAGAGACTGAACTGA
- the feoB gene encoding Fe(2+) transporter permease subunit FeoB, with protein sequence MKKITIGLIGNPNTGKTTLFNQLTGARQRVGNWAGVTVERKEGQFFTAQSDVRLIDLPGTRSLTTLSAESSIDESIACQYLYQDHADVVINVVDASSLESNLFLTFQLLELGVPCIVALNMQDIAASQNITIDAAALSARLGCPVVSLTSTKGDGIAQLKTLIDQPHIYRAPEKVPYPAAIETAIEQLSLQMSGSLTPQKRYWLALQLLEGDINSQKLCPELLPTLPEIMARAGGDTGVQIADYRYRAINAVCTAVSNIHQAIPASLTRRIDNIVLDRWLGIPIFLAVMYVMFVLSINIGAALQPLFDGSSVAIFIHGAQWLGYVCHFPVWLTVFLAQGLGAGINTVLPIIPQIGLMFLFLSFLEDSGYMARAAFVMDRLMQSLGLPGKSFVPLIVGFGCNVPAVMGTRTLDTPRERLLTVLIAPFMSCGARLAIFAVFAAAFFDAHSSSLVFSLYLLGIVVAIATGLVLKHTLLGGEASPFIMELPVYHRPHLKSLLLQTWQRLKMFVVRAGQVIILVSMLIGVLSSFAFNGQLVDDINHSALAATSKAITPVLLPIGVTQDNWQATVGLVSGIMAKEVVVGTLNSLYTTEAIQRSVFDPQAFNLADELKEALTETWAGLTAAFRIDALAHPLDASKGNGEMASGSMSVMATKFGNGFAAYSYLIFVLLYVPCVSVMGAIAREAGKKWMMFSFCWGLNIAYTIATFFYQTVTFNEHPVFSAVCLISVLLLNGIILLTLRKAGNRVLAIPVMPDEEKMGCRGCHGNCDKQKSYAQ encoded by the coding sequence ATGAAAAAGATCACCATCGGATTGATAGGCAATCCCAACACCGGCAAAACCACACTGTTTAATCAGCTGACCGGTGCCCGCCAGCGGGTCGGTAACTGGGCGGGTGTCACGGTTGAACGTAAAGAGGGACAGTTCTTTACTGCACAGTCTGACGTCCGGCTCATCGATCTGCCCGGCACTCGCTCGCTGACTACGCTATCCGCTGAAAGCTCGATTGATGAGAGCATCGCCTGTCAGTATCTTTATCAGGATCATGCCGATGTAGTGATCAACGTCGTCGATGCTTCCAGTCTGGAAAGTAACCTGTTCCTGACCTTTCAACTGCTTGAGCTTGGCGTACCCTGTATTGTCGCTCTGAACATGCAGGATATTGCCGCAAGCCAGAACATCACTATTGATGCCGCAGCGTTGTCAGCCCGCCTGGGATGTCCGGTGGTTTCACTGACTTCAACCAAAGGCGACGGTATCGCTCAGCTAAAAACACTGATTGACCAGCCACATATTTATCGCGCTCCAGAGAAGGTGCCATATCCGGCCGCGATTGAAACCGCGATTGAGCAGCTCAGCCTGCAGATGTCCGGGTCTCTGACCCCGCAGAAAAGGTACTGGCTGGCATTGCAGTTGCTTGAAGGCGATATCAACAGCCAGAAACTTTGCCCGGAACTACTTCCAACCTTGCCTGAGATTATGGCGCGAGCGGGTGGCGATACGGGCGTGCAGATAGCCGATTATCGCTATCGTGCCATTAATGCGGTTTGTACGGCCGTCAGTAACATTCATCAGGCTATCCCGGCCAGTCTTACCCGCAGGATTGATAACATTGTGCTGGACCGCTGGCTGGGCATTCCGATATTCCTGGCCGTGATGTATGTGATGTTTGTTCTCTCGATTAATATCGGCGCGGCATTGCAGCCGCTGTTCGACGGCAGTTCGGTGGCGATATTCATTCATGGCGCACAATGGCTGGGATATGTCTGCCACTTCCCGGTTTGGCTGACGGTTTTTCTGGCGCAGGGGCTGGGTGCCGGTATCAATACCGTGCTGCCAATCATTCCACAGATTGGCCTGATGTTTCTGTTCCTCTCTTTCCTTGAGGATTCAGGCTATATGGCGCGCGCCGCCTTTGTGATGGATCGGCTGATGCAGTCACTGGGCCTGCCGGGAAAATCCTTTGTGCCACTGATTGTCGGCTTTGGTTGTAATGTGCCGGCGGTGATGGGTACAAGAACGCTCGACACGCCGCGTGAGCGTCTGCTTACGGTACTGATTGCGCCTTTTATGTCCTGCGGCGCGCGGCTGGCAATCTTTGCGGTGTTCGCCGCAGCATTCTTTGATGCTCACAGTTCCAGCCTGGTATTTTCACTCTATCTGCTGGGCATTGTAGTGGCGATTGCGACCGGACTGGTGCTCAAGCATACCCTGCTGGGTGGCGAAGCTTCACCGTTTATCATGGAATTGCCGGTCTATCACCGGCCTCATCTTAAAAGCCTGCTGCTGCAGACCTGGCAACGGCTGAAAATGTTTGTGGTGCGTGCCGGTCAGGTCATTATCCTGGTGAGTATGCTGATTGGTGTGCTGAGCAGCTTTGCATTCAACGGCCAGCTGGTTGATGACATAAACCACTCTGCGCTGGCGGCGACCAGCAAAGCAATCACGCCCGTGCTTTTGCCAATCGGGGTGACGCAGGATAACTGGCAGGCGACAGTGGGGCTGGTGAGCGGCATTATGGCAAAAGAGGTCGTGGTCGGTACGCTCAACAGTCTTTACACCACGGAGGCGATTCAGCGCAGCGTGTTTGACCCGCAGGCTTTTAACCTAGCAGATGAACTAAAAGAGGCGCTGACGGAAACCTGGGCGGGCCTGACCGCTGCATTCAGAATTGATGCACTGGCGCATCCCCTCGATGCCAGTAAAGGCAATGGTGAGATGGCATCCGGTTCTATGAGTGTGATGGCTACCAAATTTGGCAACGGCTTTGCCGCTTACAGCTACTTAATCTTTGTTCTGCTCTACGTTCCCTGCGTCTCAGTCATGGGCGCGATCGCCCGCGAGGCCGGGAAAAAATGGATGATGTTCTCATTCTGCTGGGGGCTTAACATCGCCTATACCATAGCGACATTCTTTTATCAGACCGTCACGTTTAACGAGCATCCTGTATTCAGTGCAGTCTGCCTGATAAGCGTTCTGTTGCTGAATGGAATCATCCTGCTGACACTGCGTAAAGCGGGAAACAGGGTGCTGGCAATACCGGTTATGCCTGATGAGGAAAAGATGGGGTGTCGCGGCTGCCATGGAAATTGTGATAAACAGAAAAGCTACGCGCAGTGA
- a CDS encoding YgdI/YgdR family lipoprotein has protein sequence MTSFNYGRKFAFAFVMMVSVMSISACSGNYVISTNDGHMITTHGKPVRDKETGMLSYKDADGNMHQLQQHDVKEMVQK, from the coding sequence ATGACATCTTTCAATTATGGCAGAAAATTTGCCTTCGCTTTCGTGATGATGGTTTCAGTTATGTCCATTTCCGCCTGCTCAGGCAATTATGTCATCTCCACCAATGACGGCCACATGATAACCACCCATGGTAAACCCGTCAGAGATAAAGAAACGGGCATGCTCTCCTATAAAGATGCGGACGGAAACATGCATCAGTTGCAGCAGCATGACGTTAAAGAAATGGTGCAAAAGTAA
- a CDS encoding SgcJ/EcaC family oxidoreductase: MKKTLLSLCLFGLSCAPAITLAQQPVTCVKASEQDVASLFDTWNNTLATGDATKVSELYVSDAVLLPTISNHVRLTDQERIDYFKDFLKKGPSGKIDSRTIRIGCNKAIDAGVYTFTFKDNSHVTARYTFTYVWDGKGWKISTHHSSAMPEPVSQP, encoded by the coding sequence ATGAAAAAAACGTTATTGTCACTGTGCCTATTTGGCCTGTCCTGCGCACCGGCTATCACGCTGGCTCAACAGCCTGTGACCTGTGTTAAAGCATCTGAACAGGATGTTGCCAGCCTGTTTGATACCTGGAATAATACGCTGGCAACCGGCGATGCCACTAAAGTCTCTGAATTATATGTCAGCGATGCCGTGCTGCTGCCAACTATTTCAAACCATGTGCGCCTGACAGACCAGGAACGCATTGATTACTTTAAAGACTTCCTGAAAAAAGGCCCGAGCGGTAAAATTGATTCCCGCACCATCCGAATCGGCTGTAATAAAGCGATTGATGCCGGCGTTTATACTTTTACCTTCAAAGATAATTCGCACGTCACAGCACGTTATACTTTCACCTATGTCTGGGATGGCAAGGGCTGGAAGATCTCCACTCACCACTCTTCAGCTATGCCAGAGCCAGTGAGCCAGCCTTAA
- a CDS encoding YgiW/YdeI family stress tolerance OB fold protein, whose amino-acid sequence MKKIMLAVLLAGMSLGVSAQEGFINPAGQGSSQGGFKGPTPGVASVAQAKTLRDDAWVVLEGNIIRQVGHELYEFKDATGTIYVDIDDKRWMGQSLSPADKVRIEGEVDKDWNSVEIDVKTVRVLK is encoded by the coding sequence ATGAAAAAGATTATGTTGGCGGTGTTATTAGCAGGAATGAGTCTGGGTGTTTCTGCGCAGGAAGGATTTATTAATCCGGCAGGGCAGGGGTCTTCACAGGGCGGCTTTAAAGGCCCGACACCGGGTGTCGCTTCAGTGGCACAGGCTAAAACACTACGTGACGACGCATGGGTCGTTCTTGAAGGCAATATCATCCGACAGGTTGGTCATGAACTTTATGAATTTAAAGATGCCACTGGAACGATTTACGTCGATATCGACGACAAGCGCTGGATGGGACAATCATTGTCACCCGCTGACAAAGTCCGCATAGAAGGCGAAGTCGATAAAGACTGGAACAGCGTTGAAATTGATGTGAAAACGGTCCGTGTTCTGAAGTAA
- a CDS encoding tyrosine-type recombinase/integrase: MSEIVPLTHLTVTRNSDITERLRQFVQDKEAFSPNTWRQLLSVMRICNQWSEDNQRTFLPMSAEDLRDYLSFLAESGRASSTITSHAALISMLHRNAGLPVPNLSPLVYRTMKKINRVAVMEGERAGQAVPFRLSDLMELDKQWSGSDNLQALRDLAFLHVAYATLLRISELSRLRVRDVMRAGDGRIILDVAWTKTIVQTGGLIKALSARSTQRLEEWIDAAGLSGQPDAFLFTAVHRSGRAMISAKPISTRALEQIFDRAWHTAGKGGAVKANKNRYTGWSGHSARVGAAQDMADKGYPIARIMQEGTWKKPETLMRYIRHVDAHKGAMVEFMEQHAAPDVADS, encoded by the coding sequence ATGAGCGAGATAGTGCCGTTAACCCATCTGACGGTGACCCGGAATAGTGATATCACCGAACGGCTCAGGCAGTTCGTTCAGGACAAAGAGGCATTTTCCCCCAATACCTGGCGACAGCTGCTTAGCGTCATGCGAATCTGCAATCAGTGGTCAGAAGATAATCAGCGTACTTTCCTGCCAATGAGTGCAGAGGATTTGCGCGACTATCTCTCTTTTCTGGCTGAAAGCGGCCGGGCCTCCTCGACGATCACTTCACACGCTGCGTTAATCTCGATGTTACACCGTAACGCCGGGTTGCCGGTGCCCAATCTCTCGCCACTGGTTTATCGTACGATGAAGAAGATAAATCGTGTGGCCGTGATGGAGGGTGAGCGCGCTGGCCAGGCGGTGCCTTTCAGGCTGTCCGACCTGATGGAACTGGATAAACAGTGGTCAGGTTCTGATAACCTTCAGGCACTTCGTGATTTGGCTTTTTTGCATGTCGCCTATGCAACGCTACTGCGTATCAGTGAACTGTCACGGTTGCGGGTGCGTGATGTGATGCGTGCCGGTGATGGTCGTATCATTCTGGATGTGGCGTGGACAAAAACGATTGTGCAGACCGGCGGATTGATCAAGGCGCTCAGTGCCCGTTCAACTCAGCGTCTGGAAGAGTGGATCGATGCAGCCGGGCTATCCGGCCAGCCTGATGCCTTTCTGTTTACTGCTGTACACCGATCTGGCCGGGCAATGATTTCAGCAAAGCCGATAAGCACCCGGGCACTGGAACAGATCTTTGACCGTGCATGGCATACTGCTGGAAAAGGCGGCGCAGTGAAGGCTAACAAAAATCGTTATACCGGATGGAGTGGCCACAGCGCCAGGGTGGGCGCAGCTCAGGATATGGCTGATAAAGGCTATCCTATCGCCCGGATCATGCAGGAAGGCACCTGGAAAAAACCGGAGACACTGATGCGTTATATCCGTCATGTGGATGCGCATAAAGGTGCGATGGTGGAATTTATGGAACAGCACGCGGCCCCGGATGTTGCTGACTCATAG
- a CDS encoding MFS transporter: MSTLEIDNTLTAPPPHSTPVRSVSDVARLINSNTEKNSYARWIVFLALGGVFLDAYDLTTLSYGIDDVVKEFGLTPVLTGLVTSSIMIGTIVGNLVGGWLTDKYGRYSVFMADMLFFVVSAIAAGLAPNVWVLIGARFLMGIGVGIDLPVAMAYLAEFSKFSGKGNKASRLAAWCPMWYAASSACFFIIFALYFLLPAEHIDWLWRASLLFGAVPALLIIAVRSKFMNESPLWAANQGDLSGAVRILRDSYGITAHEEQPEKTETVKAAPKVSFRVLFQKPYLERTIVSAVMNVCIAFEYTAIAFFLPSILAQFLGAGVFETISASLGLNALFAFTGGLLGMRLAWKFPSRHVAIAGFALQFIALISLALIGHPQATIGVVFAVLMLGLWLFAEGFGPGAQLMIYPALSYPTHIRATGVGFSRSLSGIGSALALFILPILQARYGTNMFWIVSLAALIPIIFLLIIRFEPTRQDIDEQPATGEEHV; encoded by the coding sequence ATGAGTACATTAGAGATTGACAACACCCTGACCGCCCCGCCGCCCCACTCCACGCCGGTTCGTTCGGTGAGTGATGTAGCCCGGCTGATCAACAGTAATACCGAGAAAAACAGCTACGCCCGCTGGATTGTGTTCCTGGCGCTGGGCGGTGTATTTCTTGATGCCTACGATCTCACCACGCTCTCTTATGGTATTGACGATGTGGTGAAAGAGTTTGGCTTAACCCCGGTGCTGACCGGACTGGTGACCTCTTCCATTATGATCGGCACCATCGTCGGTAACCTGGTTGGCGGCTGGCTGACCGATAAATATGGCCGCTACTCGGTGTTTATGGCGGACATGCTGTTCTTTGTGGTCTCTGCGATAGCTGCGGGTCTGGCGCCCAACGTCTGGGTATTGATTGGCGCGCGTTTTCTGATGGGAATCGGGGTAGGAATCGATCTGCCGGTTGCCATGGCCTACCTGGCGGAGTTCTCTAAATTCTCCGGCAAAGGGAACAAAGCGTCGCGCCTCGCCGCCTGGTGCCCGATGTGGTATGCCGCGTCATCTGCCTGCTTCTTTATTATTTTTGCGCTCTATTTCCTGCTACCTGCAGAACACATCGACTGGTTGTGGCGCGCCTCGCTGTTGTTTGGCGCGGTACCGGCCCTGCTCATTATCGCGGTACGCAGCAAGTTTATGAATGAGTCACCGCTGTGGGCAGCCAATCAGGGAGACCTGAGCGGAGCAGTTCGTATTCTGCGCGACTCCTACGGCATTACTGCGCATGAAGAGCAGCCCGAAAAAACCGAAACCGTGAAAGCGGCCCCGAAGGTGAGTTTCCGCGTGCTGTTTCAGAAGCCATACCTTGAACGCACCATCGTCAGCGCAGTAATGAACGTCTGTATCGCCTTTGAGTACACCGCCATTGCTTTCTTCCTGCCCTCTATCCTGGCGCAATTTCTGGGCGCGGGCGTGTTTGAAACCATCTCGGCCTCACTGGGGCTGAACGCGCTGTTCGCCTTTACCGGCGGTCTGCTGGGGATGCGACTGGCATGGAAATTTCCCTCCAGGCATGTGGCGATTGCGGGTTTTGCGCTGCAGTTTATCGCGCTAATCTCGCTGGCGCTGATCGGTCATCCGCAGGCGACTATCGGCGTGGTATTTGCCGTACTGATGCTGGGACTCTGGCTGTTTGCCGAAGGATTTGGACCCGGCGCGCAGTTGATGATCTATCCGGCGCTATCCTATCCGACCCACATTCGTGCAACCGGCGTGGGCTTTAGTCGCTCGCTCTCCGGCATCGGCAGTGCGCTGGCGCTATTTATCCTGCCCATTCTGCAGGCCCGTTATGGCACCAACATGTTCTGGATCGTCTCTCTCGCCGCCCTTATCCCCATTATTTTCCTGTTGATTATCCGGTTTGAACCGACCCGACAGGACATTGATGAACAACCTGCAACAGGAGAAGAACATGTCTGA
- a CDS encoding WbuC family cupin fold metalloprotein, with amino-acid sequence MKQITVTDLRHLSEEAAKSPRLRANRNLHPELSDPVQRLAIAMEPGTYVRPHRHPHTFELLTSLCGRFQVLHFDENGYVTQRVMLGEGGKVMETEAGTWHAVLSMDKGGVIFEVKHGGYQPVTEQDSAPWAPAENEPGAGELMEWYAQAQVGDSFIR; translated from the coding sequence ATGAAACAAATTACTGTTACTGACCTCCGGCATCTCAGCGAAGAGGCTGCGAAATCCCCTCGCTTACGAGCCAATCGTAATTTACACCCTGAATTGAGCGATCCGGTGCAGCGGCTGGCCATCGCGATGGAGCCGGGCACTTATGTCCGCCCTCACCGACATCCGCATACTTTTGAATTGCTGACCTCGCTCTGTGGGCGGTTTCAGGTATTACATTTTGATGAAAATGGGTATGTGACCCAACGGGTGATGTTAGGAGAGGGGGGCAAGGTCATGGAAACGGAAGCCGGCACCTGGCATGCGGTGTTATCGATGGATAAAGGTGGCGTTATTTTTGAGGTTAAACACGGAGGTTACCAGCCTGTGACTGAACAAGACTCAGCACCATGGGCACCCGCCGAAAATGAGCCGGGTGCTGGGGAGTTAATGGAATGGTATGCTCAGGCACAAGTAGGGGATTCTTTTATCCGATAA
- a CDS encoding H-NS family histone-like protein yields MSDTLNSLNNIRTLRANARELDLAALEEMLEKLSVVVSERREEAQASEAANREKAEKLAKYRELLLQEGIDPNELLNGMPTAPAEKKKRAPRPAKYQYTDENGDVKQWTGQGRTPSAIKSAIDAGKSLDDFLI; encoded by the coding sequence ATGAGTGACACTCTCAACAGCTTGAATAATATCCGTACCCTCCGCGCAAATGCTCGCGAGCTTGACCTTGCTGCCCTGGAAGAAATGCTGGAAAAACTGTCTGTTGTGGTCAGTGAGCGACGTGAAGAAGCTCAGGCTTCTGAAGCGGCTAATCGTGAAAAAGCTGAGAAACTGGCAAAATATCGTGAATTATTGTTGCAGGAAGGTATCGATCCTAACGAACTGTTAAATGGTATGCCCACTGCGCCTGCTGAGAAGAAAAAACGTGCGCCTCGTCCGGCTAAATATCAGTATACCGACGAGAATGGTGACGTTAAGCAGTGGACAGGTCAGGGCCGTACCCCATCGGCTATTAAATCAGCCATCGATGCAGGTAAATCGCTGGACGATTTTCTGATCTAA